One region of Chitinophaga varians genomic DNA includes:
- a CDS encoding sensor histidine kinase, producing the protein MFIASITMMLHFKRILKNRPVVVSLHILAWVCFLFFPFFIYRIQILHKTFFIKELIDNLFLIAVFYLNIYVLIPRYFNRQKIVKYLCTVIVLVVFITMQQAALDFYFFRNYLGRPAMMAMRLDKARLVNDVTTKAFPPFNHRYEIREGEGAQVTASSLAMPLGNGKPHVTVMARPAMSTLPLPPPRWFRIVEGKVSFWDYLLFPEVLRRSGFFALLMLFMSGFIKIAVEWFESEKQREALKVEKLNAELKFLKSQINPHFLFNCLNTIYSLAHKQSGQTEHAILKLSTIMRYMIYESNEDKVQLEHELKYLQDYIDIQRLRLPQDIDIQYELKGSASGFLIEPMLLVPFVENAFKHGISYAEESFINIDITIAENMIRIIVRNSLFKERVSERGGIGLQNVRKRLDMLYAGDHDITITETENQFIVDLKIVLKK; encoded by the coding sequence ATGTTTATCGCATCAATTACAATGATGCTCCATTTCAAACGTATATTAAAGAATCGTCCGGTCGTCGTATCCCTGCACATCCTGGCATGGGTGTGTTTTTTATTCTTTCCCTTTTTCATTTACCGCATTCAGATTCTGCATAAAACCTTTTTCATCAAGGAGCTGATTGACAACCTCTTTCTGATCGCTGTTTTTTACCTGAATATTTATGTGCTGATACCCCGGTATTTCAACCGGCAGAAGATTGTAAAATATCTCTGTACCGTGATCGTACTGGTGGTGTTTATCACCATGCAGCAGGCAGCGCTGGATTTTTATTTTTTCCGGAATTACCTGGGCCGTCCGGCGATGATGGCCATGCGCCTGGATAAGGCAAGATTGGTGAACGATGTAACAACGAAGGCCTTTCCTCCGTTTAACCATCGGTACGAGATAAGAGAGGGGGAGGGAGCGCAGGTAACAGCCAGCAGTTTAGCAATGCCGCTGGGCAATGGAAAGCCGCATGTCACCGTAATGGCCAGGCCGGCGATGTCTACGCTGCCGCTGCCGCCGCCACGCTGGTTCCGGATAGTGGAAGGCAAAGTCTCTTTCTGGGATTACCTGTTGTTCCCGGAAGTGCTTCGCCGCTCCGGCTTTTTCGCCCTGTTGATGTTGTTTATGAGCGGGTTCATCAAAATTGCCGTAGAGTGGTTTGAAAGTGAAAAACAACGGGAAGCGTTGAAAGTGGAAAAACTGAATGCAGAACTGAAATTTCTGAAGTCGCAAATCAACCCGCATTTTCTTTTTAATTGCCTGAATACAATTTATTCACTGGCACACAAACAATCCGGCCAAACGGAACATGCCATCCTGAAGTTGTCGACCATCATGCGGTATATGATTTATGAGTCCAATGAAGACAAAGTACAACTGGAACACGAACTGAAATACCTACAGGATTACATAGATATACAGCGGTTGCGGTTGCCGCAGGACATTGACATCCAATATGAATTAAAAGGCAGTGCGTCCGGTTTCCTGATAGAACCGATGCTGCTGGTGCCCTTTGTGGAGAATGCCTTTAAGCACGGCATCAGCTATGCGGAAGAATCCTTTATCAACATCGATATCACTATTGCAGAAAATATGATCAGAATAATTGTCAGAAACAGCCTCTTTAAAGAGCGGGTATCCGAAAGAGGCGGTATCGGATTACAAAACGTACGGAAAAGACTGGACATGCTCTATGCCGGAGACCATGACATCACTATCACGGAAACAGAAAACCAGTTTATTGTTGATCTTAAAATAGTATTGAAAAAATGA
- a CDS encoding cysteine desulfurase family protein, translating into MERIYFDNAATTSLDPVVLDAMLPYMTEKFGNPSSIYSYGRETRLGIENARKSVAKILNAHPGEIFFTSGGTESSNTAINAAINDLGCKHIISSPIEHHATLHTVEYLHHHRGIGLSFVKILPSGHIDMDHLRELLQQAGGKCLVTLMHANNEIGNLLDLHAVGTLCKEFDAIFHSDTVQTVGHYPFDLRNTPVHFITAAGHKFHGPKGVGILYINENVKISPFIQGGSQERNMRAGTENLYGIIGFAKALELATEHHAEHSAYINDLRQYMAAELEKNIPGVTFNGDLKGRSLYTVLNVSFPKSEKSEMILFNLDINGICASGGSACTSGANAGSHVIRAINSNPNQIAVRFSFSKNNTRTEIDKVIAKLKELI; encoded by the coding sequence TTGGAAAGAATTTATTTTGATAATGCAGCAACCACCTCTCTGGACCCGGTGGTATTAGATGCCATGCTGCCCTATATGACGGAAAAGTTCGGAAACCCTTCGTCTATCTATTCCTACGGAAGAGAAACCAGGCTGGGCATAGAAAATGCACGCAAATCAGTGGCTAAGATCCTGAACGCGCATCCGGGAGAAATCTTTTTTACGTCGGGCGGAACGGAAAGCAGCAACACCGCTATTAATGCTGCCATCAACGATCTGGGATGTAAACACATCATCTCTTCCCCGATAGAGCACCACGCCACCTTGCATACGGTAGAGTACCTGCATCACCATCGCGGTATCGGGTTGTCTTTTGTCAAAATATTGCCATCCGGCCATATCGACATGGACCATCTCCGCGAACTGCTGCAGCAGGCCGGTGGCAAGTGCCTGGTAACGCTGATGCACGCCAACAACGAAATCGGCAACCTGCTCGATCTGCACGCTGTAGGCACGCTCTGCAAAGAATTTGATGCCATCTTCCATTCCGATACCGTTCAAACCGTTGGGCACTATCCGTTTGACCTGCGCAATACACCGGTACATTTCATTACCGCTGCAGGGCACAAATTCCATGGCCCTAAAGGCGTAGGTATCCTGTACATCAATGAGAACGTGAAAATCAGCCCGTTCATCCAGGGCGGCAGCCAGGAACGCAACATGCGCGCCGGCACGGAGAACCTCTATGGCATCATCGGTTTCGCGAAAGCGCTGGAACTGGCCACTGAGCACCATGCTGAACACAGTGCTTATATCAACGACCTGCGCCAGTACATGGCGGCGGAGCTGGAAAAAAATATTCCGGGCGTCACCTTCAACGGCGATCTGAAAGGCCGCAGCCTTTACACCGTGTTGAACGTGTCTTTCCCAAAATCAGAGAAAAGCGAAATGATCCTGTTCAATCTGGACATCAACGGTATCTGCGCTTCCGGCGGCAGTGCCTGTACATCCGGCGCCAACGCAGGTTCTCACGTGATACGCGCCATCAACAGCAATCCTAACCAGATCGCCGTGCGTTTCTCTTTCTCCAAAAACAATACAAGAACAGAAATAGATAAGGTGATCGCTAAACTGAAAGAGCTGATCTAA
- a CDS encoding hemolysin family protein yields MEVVVIILILILVNGIFAMSETALVSARKSRLEQQANKGDEKAKAALKLANNPDTFLSTVQIGLTLIGILIGMYSGGTIREQVIVWLNQYPAVAAYSSVLSTVIVVIVITYFLLVLGELVPKRLGAARPEGIAKRMASPMYVVSWLTFPFIWLLTSTTNVLVKIFNLHPEGAQVTEEEIKAIISEGTTSGAIEETEQEIIERVFHLGDRNITSLMTYRNDITWLDINETPAAYQQKIHESLHNVYPVCEGQIDSIKGIVSIKDLYAVTGKSMPLAQIIRKPLFVPENNTAYQVLEKFKETHVHAAFIVDEYGTFLGMITLNDILEAIVGDMPETEEVDDYEMVRRDDGSWLVDAQIPFYDFLAEFDKEEWMTEFEQDFDTLAGFILHHLEHIPKTGEKFLWRGFEFEIVDMDAHRIDKVLVTPPVQTDEE; encoded by the coding sequence ATGGAAGTCGTCGTCATTATCCTCATCCTTATTTTAGTTAACGGCATTTTCGCAATGTCGGAGACGGCGTTGGTCTCGGCCCGCAAGAGCCGGTTGGAACAACAAGCCAATAAAGGGGATGAAAAAGCAAAGGCCGCACTGAAGCTGGCCAACAATCCGGACACATTTCTTTCTACCGTTCAAATCGGTCTTACACTCATTGGTATCCTCATCGGTATGTATTCCGGCGGTACCATCAGAGAGCAGGTCATAGTCTGGCTTAACCAGTATCCTGCGGTAGCTGCCTACAGCAGCGTCCTTTCCACCGTTATCGTCGTTATCGTCATCACTTATTTTTTACTGGTACTGGGAGAACTGGTGCCGAAAAGACTGGGTGCCGCCCGTCCCGAAGGCATCGCCAAAAGAATGGCCAGCCCTATGTATGTCGTTTCCTGGCTTACCTTTCCTTTTATCTGGTTGTTAACTTCCACCACCAATGTGCTGGTAAAAATATTTAACCTGCATCCCGAAGGGGCGCAGGTGACAGAAGAAGAAATCAAAGCGATCATCAGCGAAGGCACTACTTCCGGGGCTATCGAAGAAACAGAGCAGGAAATCATTGAAAGGGTATTTCACCTGGGCGACCGCAACATCACGTCGCTGATGACTTACCGTAACGACATCACCTGGCTTGATATCAATGAAACACCGGCCGCCTACCAGCAAAAGATCCATGAGAGCCTGCACAACGTATACCCCGTATGCGAAGGGCAGATAGACAGCATCAAAGGCATTGTGTCCATCAAAGACCTGTACGCGGTAACGGGCAAGTCCATGCCGCTGGCACAGATTATCCGCAAGCCGCTGTTTGTGCCGGAAAACAATACCGCCTACCAGGTACTGGAAAAGTTTAAGGAAACACATGTCCATGCCGCTTTTATCGTGGATGAATATGGCACGTTTCTGGGTATGATCACGCTCAACGATATTCTCGAAGCCATCGTGGGTGATATGCCGGAAACAGAAGAGGTGGACGATTATGAAATGGTGCGTCGCGACGACGGCTCCTGGCTGGTAGACGCGCAGATACCTTTTTACGATTTCCTGGCCGAATTTGATAAGGAAGAATGGATGACCGAATTTGAGCAGGACTTTGACACATTAGCCGGATTTATCCTGCATCACCTGGAACATATTCCCAAAACAGGGGAAAAATTCCTGTGGCGCGGGTTTGAATTTGAAATTGTGGACATGGACGCTCACCGTATAGACAAGGTACTGGTGACACCGCCTGTGCAAACCGACGAAGAGTAA
- the glmM gene encoding phosphoglucosamine mutase has product MALIKSISGIRGTIGGKPGEGLSPLDVVKFTAAYGTWLSRQTDNRKVVIGRDGRISGEMVKNLVVSTLNGLGIDVVDLGLSTTPTVEIAVKMENAAGGIILTASHNPKEWNALKLLNAEGEFISGEDGATLLDIAEREDFTFVDVNKLGSYTQDDSYLQKHVDLVVNYPLVDVAAIRERNFKIVVDAVNSTGALFVPPLLKALGVNEVEVLFPEVTGKFAHNPEPLAENLTALSNEVNKSNADLGIAVDPDVDRLCFVCEDGSMFGEEYTLVAVADYVLSKRPGNTVSNMSSTQALKDVTLKNGGQYTPSAVGEVNVVRKMKETNAVIGGEGNGGIIVPDLHYGRDALIGIGLFLTHLANNKKSIKALRNSYPDYFISKNKIELDKGVDVKTIFEKIKGKYKNQPLNTEDGLKIEFDKDWVHLRTSNTEPIIRIYAESQNETTADNIAKRIMQDIKEFM; this is encoded by the coding sequence GTGGCACTGATCAAATCAATATCCGGTATTCGCGGAACCATAGGCGGCAAGCCCGGTGAAGGACTCTCTCCTCTGGATGTGGTAAAATTCACCGCAGCTTACGGTACCTGGCTTTCCCGCCAGACCGACAACCGCAAAGTGGTAATAGGCCGTGATGGCCGTATTTCCGGCGAAATGGTGAAAAACCTGGTGGTATCCACGCTCAACGGCCTGGGAATCGATGTAGTTGATCTCGGCCTGTCTACTACGCCAACAGTAGAAATTGCTGTAAAAATGGAAAATGCCGCCGGTGGTATCATCCTTACCGCCAGCCATAATCCGAAAGAATGGAACGCCCTGAAACTGCTGAACGCGGAAGGCGAATTCATTTCCGGCGAAGACGGCGCAACACTGCTCGACATTGCGGAACGTGAAGACTTCACCTTTGTGGACGTGAACAAACTGGGTTCCTACACACAGGACGATTCTTACCTGCAGAAACATGTAGACCTCGTAGTAAACTATCCTCTGGTGGATGTGGCTGCTATCAGGGAGCGTAATTTCAAAATAGTGGTAGACGCCGTTAACTCTACCGGCGCCCTGTTCGTACCGCCATTGCTGAAGGCTCTGGGCGTAAACGAAGTGGAAGTGCTGTTCCCGGAAGTGACCGGCAAATTCGCCCACAATCCGGAACCGCTGGCAGAAAACCTGACCGCGCTGTCCAACGAAGTGAATAAATCCAACGCTGACCTGGGCATCGCTGTAGACCCGGACGTAGACCGCCTCTGCTTCGTTTGTGAAGACGGCAGCATGTTCGGTGAAGAATATACACTGGTGGCCGTGGCTGACTATGTGCTCAGCAAACGTCCAGGCAATACCGTTTCCAACATGTCCTCCACACAGGCGTTAAAAGATGTGACGCTGAAAAACGGCGGACAGTACACTCCTTCTGCCGTAGGCGAAGTGAACGTGGTAAGGAAAATGAAAGAAACCAACGCTGTCATCGGCGGTGAAGGCAACGGCGGCATTATTGTGCCGGACCTGCACTATGGCCGCGATGCGCTCATCGGTATCGGTCTTTTCCTCACCCATCTGGCCAACAACAAAAAAAGCATCAAAGCGCTGCGCAACAGCTACCCTGATTATTTCATCTCCAAAAATAAAATCGAGCTGGACAAAGGAGTAGATGTAAAAACCATCTTCGAAAAAATCAAAGGCAAATACAAAAATCAACCGTTAAACACGGAAGATGGCCTGAAAATCGAGTTCGATAAAGACTGGGTACACCTGCGCACCTCCAATACAGAACCGATTATCCGTATCTATGCGGAGAGCCAGAATGAGACCACGGCTGATAACATCGCCAAAAGGATCATGCAGGACATCAAAGAATTTATGTAG
- a CDS encoding phosphatase PAP2 family protein, whose product MLESILKQDLRLFLHINAQWHNAVLDVVLPFVREPYVWAPLYLFLALFVTINYGWRGFFWIVFFLLVFALADQSSLYIKEAFGRLRPCRDPIVSHYARVLVVYCPMSGSFTSNHAANHFALATFCFLTLKSALGRYALLFFLWAAVIGYAQVYVGVHYPLDVLGGAVLGGLIGLLSGSFFQRRIRLEPEQTS is encoded by the coding sequence ATGCTTGAAAGTATCCTGAAACAGGACCTGCGCTTATTTTTACATATTAATGCGCAATGGCATAATGCTGTACTGGATGTGGTCCTGCCTTTTGTGCGGGAGCCATATGTATGGGCGCCGCTGTACCTGTTCCTGGCATTGTTCGTCACCATTAACTACGGCTGGAGGGGCTTTTTCTGGATTGTCTTTTTTCTGCTGGTATTTGCGCTGGCAGACCAGAGCAGTCTGTACATTAAAGAGGCGTTTGGCCGCCTCAGGCCCTGCCGCGATCCTATTGTGTCGCACTATGCGCGGGTATTGGTCGTGTATTGCCCTATGAGCGGCAGTTTCACCTCCAACCACGCTGCGAACCATTTTGCGTTGGCGACGTTTTGTTTCTTAACTTTAAAATCAGCTTTGGGCCGGTATGCCCTGTTATTTTTCCTGTGGGCGGCTGTTATCGGCTATGCGCAGGTATACGTGGGAGTGCACTATCCGCTGGATGTGCTGGGTGGTGCAGTGCTGGGCGGCCTTATCGGGCTGCTGAGCGGCAGTTTTTTCCAGCGCCGCATAAGACTGGAGCCTGAACAAACATCATGA
- a CDS encoding class I SAM-dependent methyltransferase yields the protein MDIDIDKSWFKDWFNSPYYHLLYNNRDEQEAAAFIDKLLAYLQPPAHASMLDVACGKGRHAKYLADKGYDVTGIDLSIESINIAKKLENEHLSFFQHDMRLPFRINYFDVVFNFFTSFGYFESQRDNDNALRTLANALRPGGKLVLDYLNSPYVEQHLVYDEVKEKENVVFDIQREVKNHKFLKKINILDKNLMRRATFAESVNAFSRADFERMFAKQGLVISEIFGDYHFNSYDEQRSPRMVLIAQKP from the coding sequence ATGGATATAGATATAGACAAAAGCTGGTTTAAAGATTGGTTTAATTCCCCTTACTACCATCTGCTCTACAACAACCGTGACGAGCAGGAGGCTGCTGCATTTATCGATAAACTGCTGGCATACCTGCAACCACCTGCGCACGCGTCAATGCTGGACGTGGCCTGTGGAAAAGGACGTCATGCCAAATACCTGGCAGACAAGGGATATGACGTAACCGGTATCGATCTCTCCATAGAAAGCATCAACATCGCCAAAAAACTGGAAAATGAACACCTGAGCTTTTTCCAGCATGATATGCGCCTGCCTTTCCGCATCAACTACTTTGATGTGGTGTTTAATTTCTTTACCAGCTTCGGCTATTTTGAATCACAGCGCGACAACGACAACGCGCTGCGTACACTGGCCAACGCGCTCAGGCCCGGCGGCAAACTGGTGCTCGACTATCTCAACAGCCCCTATGTGGAACAACACCTGGTGTACGATGAAGTGAAGGAAAAAGAGAACGTGGTGTTTGATATCCAACGGGAGGTGAAAAATCATAAATTCCTCAAAAAAATCAATATTCTCGATAAAAACCTCATGAGAAGGGCCACTTTCGCGGAGAGCGTGAACGCTTTCTCCCGCGCGGATTTTGAACGTATGTTCGCCAAACAGGGCCTTGTGATCAGTGAAATATTCGGGGACTATCATTTTAACAGCTATGACGAACAGCGTTCGCCACGTATGGTCCTCATTGCTCAAAAACCTTAG
- a CDS encoding LTA synthase family protein: MQYFWKNIPRYIRYVLVQTLYLFLLMVLFRLIFYLFFFKTTITSSSAVAKAWFLGVRFDLRLALILVIPVALTAIIARNGFFTSKGIRKAVSIYFFIVITVLTLLYILDLGHYDYLGMRLDPSIMRFLAKGERADNARMVWQSYPVLRGSLGIFVFLFLVFRLQRRTWNRFAAQPPVYLRNWPFTGYVTALTLLIAAGIYGNFAYFPLRWSQAMFTRDNGITSLGLNPILYFASNFSVEGDTYDINATKKYYPYIANYLKVDKADAEKLEYVRTVPGDSTKPRLNVVLVMLESTGAAPTSMYGNPMQATPNMKRLADSGILFKNFYVPAISTAKTVFGVTTGLPDITAVKTASRHPKMLDQRIIMDQFKGYEKLYLLGGNTNWANIRAVFTNNVEGISIHEEGMYKSAKADVWGISDYDLITEASEIFKASNDQKKPFVAFLQLADNHPPYTTTSGAGDFKKLTEKDIDMEKFKKSGFVSLDQFNALRYEDYNVGHLIDVARKDGYLNNTVFMFFGDHNCILNPYSFMPMPEYELSTGGVHVTAFMYSPAHVAPQVVSTPGSLLDVYPTMASLVGLPYKNYTLGTNLFDSTRANNKYAFITYLRNQQPYYSVIGDQYLYEINMATHATALYDLKGDPLKNIQAQQPDTAKNLDNLTRGFYESTRYLMFNNKK, encoded by the coding sequence ATGCAATACTTCTGGAAGAATATACCCCGGTATATTCGTTATGTGCTTGTTCAAACACTCTATCTCTTTCTGTTGATGGTGTTGTTCAGGCTCATCTTTTACCTGTTTTTCTTTAAAACCACCATTACCAGCAGCAGTGCTGTCGCCAAAGCATGGTTCCTGGGCGTCAGGTTCGACCTCCGGCTGGCGCTTATCCTGGTAATACCGGTGGCTTTAACGGCTATCATCGCCCGTAACGGCTTCTTTACGTCGAAAGGGATACGTAAAGCAGTGTCCATTTACTTCTTCATCGTTATTACCGTCCTTACCTTATTATATATCCTCGATCTGGGACATTACGATTACCTCGGCATGCGGCTGGACCCTTCCATTATGCGCTTCCTCGCCAAAGGAGAGCGGGCCGACAATGCCCGGATGGTATGGCAGAGCTACCCCGTATTGCGTGGCTCCCTGGGGATCTTCGTTTTCCTGTTCCTCGTTTTCCGCCTGCAACGGCGCACCTGGAACCGTTTTGCGGCGCAACCGCCGGTATACCTGCGCAACTGGCCTTTCACCGGTTACGTAACGGCGCTTACCTTGCTCATAGCCGCCGGCATCTATGGTAATTTCGCCTATTTCCCGCTGCGCTGGAGCCAGGCCATGTTCACCCGCGACAACGGCATCACCAGCCTGGGGCTCAATCCCATCCTGTATTTCGCCTCCAATTTCTCCGTAGAGGGAGATACCTACGATATCAACGCTACCAAAAAATATTATCCGTACATCGCCAACTACCTCAAAGTAGACAAGGCCGATGCGGAGAAACTGGAATATGTCCGCACCGTTCCCGGCGACTCCACCAAACCCAGGCTCAACGTAGTGCTGGTGATGCTGGAATCTACCGGCGCCGCGCCTACAAGCATGTACGGCAACCCCATGCAGGCCACGCCCAATATGAAACGGCTGGCCGATAGCGGCATCCTCTTTAAAAATTTCTATGTGCCGGCCATCAGCACGGCTAAAACCGTTTTCGGCGTCACCACCGGCCTGCCGGACATCACCGCCGTGAAAACAGCCAGCCGCCATCCTAAAATGCTGGACCAGCGTATTATCATGGACCAGTTCAAAGGCTACGAAAAACTGTACCTCCTCGGCGGTAATACCAACTGGGCCAATATCCGCGCAGTGTTCACCAACAACGTGGAAGGCATCAGCATCCATGAAGAAGGCATGTACAAGTCCGCCAAAGCCGATGTATGGGGCATCTCCGACTATGACCTGATCACAGAGGCCAGTGAGATCTTCAAAGCCAGCAACGACCAGAAAAAACCGTTCGTGGCCTTCCTGCAGCTGGCAGACAACCACCCGCCATACACCACTACCAGCGGGGCAGGGGATTTTAAAAAACTGACGGAGAAAGATATCGATATGGAGAAATTCAAAAAATCCGGCTTCGTGTCACTCGATCAGTTCAATGCCCTGCGGTATGAAGATTATAACGTAGGCCACCTCATCGATGTGGCCCGGAAAGACGGTTACCTAAACAATACCGTCTTCATGTTCTTTGGTGACCATAACTGTATCCTCAATCCATATTCCTTTATGCCAATGCCGGAATATGAACTGAGCACCGGCGGCGTGCATGTAACAGCGTTCATGTACAGTCCTGCCCATGTGGCGCCCCAGGTAGTCAGCACGCCCGGCAGCCTGCTGGACGTATACCCTACCATGGCCAGCCTGGTGGGCCTGCCGTATAAAAACTATACGCTGGGCACCAACCTGTTCGACAGCACCCGGGCAAACAACAAGTACGCCTTCATCACCTACCTGCGCAATCAGCAGCCCTACTACAGCGTAATAGGGGACCAGTACCTGTACGAAATCAATATGGCCACCCATGCCACGGCTTTGTACGACCTGAAAGGCGATCCGCTGAAGAACATACAGGCGCAACAGCCGGACACAGCAAAAAATCTGGATAATTTAACACGGGGCTTCTACGAAAGCACGCGATATTTGATGTTTAATAACAAAAAGTAA
- a CDS encoding ZIP family metal transporter: protein MNWTYLILILLATLAGGVIPMTIRRINANFTIYLLAFTGAFLFGVTIMHLLPEVYHELGHSAGIYIVLGFFLQVFLQQLSHGMEHGHTHLPGENHHHIAVTPLLLGLSIHAFMEGIPLGFKYEDQSALPSLMMGVAAHKVPEALTLITVMIHAHKTKAQLWQILMAFAVVTPVAAILAWWMGNRFDIVSHYLLYVVALVIGAFLHISTTIFYESGTKHHELSSKKVLAIATGLVLAFLTLIFE, encoded by the coding sequence ATGAACTGGACATATCTGATACTTATACTGTTGGCTACGCTCGCCGGTGGGGTTATCCCGATGACGATCAGGCGTATCAATGCTAATTTTACCATTTACCTGCTGGCATTCACCGGCGCTTTCCTGTTTGGGGTGACGATCATGCACCTGCTGCCGGAAGTGTACCATGAACTGGGCCATAGCGCAGGTATTTACATTGTGCTGGGTTTTTTCCTGCAGGTATTTCTGCAGCAGCTGTCACACGGCATGGAACATGGCCATACCCACTTACCGGGTGAAAACCATCACCACATCGCTGTCACGCCGCTGCTGTTGGGTTTGTCCATTCACGCATTCATGGAAGGTATCCCGCTGGGCTTCAAATATGAAGACCAGTCAGCTTTGCCTTCGCTCATGATGGGCGTGGCCGCGCATAAGGTGCCGGAAGCGCTGACACTGATCACGGTGATGATCCATGCCCATAAAACCAAAGCGCAGCTCTGGCAGATCCTGATGGCTTTTGCCGTGGTAACGCCGGTGGCGGCCATACTCGCCTGGTGGATGGGCAACCGCTTCGATATTGTATCGCATTATTTATTATACGTGGTGGCGTTGGTGATAGGTGCATTCCTGCACATTTCCACGACCATTTTTTATGAAAGTGGTACCAAACATCACGAATTAAGCAGTAAAAAAGTGCTGGCCATCGCAACGGGGCTGGTGCTTGCATTTCTTACGTTGATATTTGAATAA
- a CDS encoding LytR/AlgR family response regulator transcription factor, which translates to MIKCIAVDDEPLALEILEDYIRKVPFLQLAGKFENAANALRFIQEEPVDLVFLDIKMPDITGIQFLKSLKYPPMVIFTTAYGEYALDGFNLDVVDYLLKPVPFERFLKAAAKANEAFTANQQKAAPLDMATFVSDYIFIKTEYKIIKINLEDILFIEALKDYTKIYTPNLPVLTLRSLKSFETRLPADKFIRVHRSYLVSLNKINSVEKNTVMIANQSIPISDGYRDRFYDLINRNS; encoded by the coding sequence ATGATAAAGTGTATCGCTGTGGATGACGAGCCCCTGGCCCTGGAAATCCTGGAAGACTACATCCGCAAAGTGCCCTTCCTTCAGCTGGCCGGCAAGTTTGAAAACGCTGCCAATGCCCTGCGCTTTATTCAGGAAGAACCGGTGGACCTGGTTTTTCTGGATATCAAAATGCCGGATATTACCGGCATACAGTTCCTTAAGTCCCTCAAATATCCGCCCATGGTCATTTTTACCACCGCATACGGTGAGTATGCGCTGGATGGCTTTAACCTCGATGTGGTAGATTATCTCCTGAAGCCAGTACCATTTGAACGGTTCCTGAAAGCCGCCGCCAAAGCCAATGAAGCGTTTACGGCCAATCAGCAGAAGGCCGCCCCGCTCGATATGGCCACTTTTGTCAGTGACTATATCTTTATCAAAACAGAATACAAAATCATCAAGATCAATCTTGAAGACATTCTTTTCATTGAAGCACTCAAAGACTATACGAAAATCTATACTCCCAATCTGCCTGTGCTCACGCTGCGCAGCCTGAAGTCATTCGAAACCCGCCTGCCCGCCGATAAGTTTATCCGCGTGCACCGTTCTTACCTCGTGTCGCTCAATAAAATCAATTCGGTAGAAAAAAACACGGTGATGATCGCCAACCAGTCCATCCCTATCAGTGATGGTTACCGCGACCGGTTTTATGACCTGATCAACAGGAACTCTTGA